One Prolixibacteraceae bacterium DNA segment encodes these proteins:
- the trpS gene encoding tryptophan--tRNA ligase, with product MKPTVVSGIRSTGNLHLGNYFGAIKNFVKMQEDFHCNFFIADCHSLTTHPTPGDLHKNVRQVLAEYLACGVDPEKATLYIQSDVPEISELYMYMNMNAYLGELERTTSFKDKARKQPDNVNAGLLTYPVLMASDIIIHKAHFVPVGKDQEQNLEMARKFAKRFNRMYKNEIFPIPRPFTFDGKSMVKIPGLDGSGKMGKSEGNAIGLVEDPKSIHKKVMRAVTDAGPTEMNQEKPEVIQNLFQLMNVVSTPDTVLHFDDLYNKCEIRYGDLKKQLAEDIIQFTAPIRERIIEIEKDDAYLAKVAKIGAEKARESASKTLQEVRETIGIKRFF from the coding sequence ATGAAACCTACTGTGGTAAGTGGAATTCGTTCCACAGGAAATCTCCATCTTGGTAACTACTTTGGAGCGATAAAGAATTTTGTAAAGATGCAAGAAGACTTTCACTGTAACTTCTTCATCGCTGATTGTCACTCTTTGACAACACACCCTACACCAGGTGACCTCCACAAAAATGTTCGACAAGTATTGGCTGAATATTTAGCTTGTGGGGTAGATCCGGAAAAGGCAACACTATATATACAAAGTGATGTCCCAGAAATCTCGGAACTATACATGTATATGAACATGAATGCATATCTTGGAGAGTTAGAGAGAACTACCTCTTTTAAGGATAAGGCAAGAAAGCAGCCAGATAATGTAAATGCAGGATTACTTACCTACCCTGTTCTTATGGCATCTGACATTATTATCCATAAAGCACATTTCGTTCCTGTTGGAAAAGATCAGGAACAAAACCTTGAGATGGCTCGTAAGTTTGCAAAGCGTTTCAACAGAATGTATAAGAATGAGATTTTCCCAATACCTCGTCCTTTTACCTTCGACGGGAAGAGTATGGTGAAGATCCCTGGATTAGATGGTTCGGGTAAAATGGGTAAATCTGAAGGAAATGCAATTGGATTGGTAGAAGATCCTAAAAGTATCCACAAAAAAGTGATGAGAGCTGTTACCGATGCAGGACCAACAGAGATGAATCAAGAAAAACCAGAGGTGATTCAGAATCTTTTTCAGTTGATGAATGTGGTTTCTACTCCAGATACAGTATTACATTTCGATGACCTTTACAACAAATGTGAGATTCGTTATGGGGATTTAAAGAAACAACTTGCAGAGGATATCATTCAATTTACTGCCCCAATACGTGAACGAATCATCGAAATCGAGAAAGACGATGCCTATTTAGCAAAAGTTGCTAAGATTGGAGCTGAGAAAGCTCGCGAGTCTGCATCAAAGACACTTCAAGAAGTAAGAGAAACGATTGGTATTAAACGTTTCTTCTAA
- a CDS encoding DUF2797 domain-containing protein — MQYKGNLRKMSVKESTPIQYALNLSNETIDLNQCIGQSIKLEFTGVINCIDCGKKTSKSFSQGFCYNCFRNSPMAEPSIINPELSRAQWGEARDLKWAIEHDLIPHYVYLALSSEVKVGVTRHHQVPTRWIDQGATAAAILCETPNRHIAGVIEIVLKNHYTDKTSWMKMLKNDIGSISQLEAELKKAGTYLPKELQRYLVSKHEIRSLEYPVDTYPEKVKSITFDKTPKVEGTLMGIKGQYLIFEHGVFNIRRHSGYQVTLTLA; from the coding sequence ATGCAATACAAGGGTAATCTGAGAAAGATGAGTGTAAAAGAGAGCACTCCTATACAATATGCACTCAACCTATCTAACGAGACTATTGATTTAAACCAATGTATCGGTCAATCCATCAAACTAGAGTTTACAGGAGTGATAAATTGTATTGATTGTGGCAAGAAAACCTCTAAGTCTTTTAGTCAAGGGTTCTGCTATAACTGTTTTAGAAACTCACCAATGGCTGAACCTAGTATCATAAACCCGGAACTTTCGAGGGCACAATGGGGAGAAGCAAGAGATTTAAAATGGGCTATTGAACATGATTTAATCCCTCATTATGTCTATTTAGCACTATCTAGTGAGGTAAAAGTTGGTGTAACACGCCACCATCAAGTACCAACAAGATGGATAGATCAAGGAGCAACTGCTGCTGCTATTCTTTGTGAAACACCTAATCGACATATTGCTGGGGTGATAGAAATAGTTCTAAAAAATCACTATACGGACAAGACTTCCTGGATGAAAATGCTGAAGAATGATATTGGTAGTATATCTCAATTGGAAGCAGAACTAAAAAAAGCTGGAACATATCTTCCCAAAGAGCTCCAACGTTATTTGGTCTCAAAACATGAAATAAGGAGTCTTGAATATCCTGTTGACACGTATCCAGAAAAGGTAAAAAGTATCACATTTGACAAAACACCAAAAGTAGAAGGAACTCTTATGGGAATAAAGGGACAATACTTAATCTTTGAACATGGGGTATTTAATATCAGACGCCACAGTGGTTATCAAGTCACATTGACGCTTGCATAA
- a CDS encoding DCC1-like thiol-disulfide oxidoreductase family protein yields MEKSYHADLLHPNNCYVFFDDTCMVCSFWVRSILFYEKSPIFYFAGLYDEKSILLFKKRDFQPTQDAVIVYIDGKWYEGIKAIFQITKRCRYPLYTIYCLRFIPFFITNFIYKCFAKLRWRPGKMYCHKHSSIDINRILW; encoded by the coding sequence ATGGAAAAATCATATCATGCTGATCTTCTTCATCCAAACAATTGTTATGTTTTTTTTGACGATACTTGTATGGTTTGTTCATTCTGGGTACGTTCAATTCTCTTTTATGAGAAATCTCCTATCTTTTATTTTGCAGGACTTTATGACGAAAAGAGTATCTTGTTATTTAAGAAAAGAGATTTTCAACCAACTCAAGATGCTGTGATTGTTTATATTGATGGGAAATGGTACGAGGGAATAAAAGCCATTTTTCAAATTACAAAACGTTGTAGGTATCCACTTTATACTATTTATTGTCTTCGTTTTATACCCTTTTTTATTACAAATTTCATCTATAAGTGTTTCGCTAAATTAAGATGGCGCCCCGGAAAAATGTACTGTCACAAACATAGTAGCATTGACATTAATCGTATATTATGGTAG
- a CDS encoding sigma 54-interacting transcriptional regulator yields the protein MERDTTICNHSGQPCNINDEMNLLFDISQTLIRSQDVSSTLSPILKMVCTHLNSDSSFLAILNRQRSQIVVGESYGLSPAQESKGKFKVGEGVIGRVVELARPVVIENLGDSKFFSNKMNQLTNRGANDTFICVPIFQEEQVVGTLSTTMSFSPKNNYESEKRLLSIIGTMLVQAVKTKRTQMEEIEKLRAENLGLKQTSSKAKNFSSIIGNSSKMKDVFNQVSLVAKTQSTVLIRGESGIGKEMIADSIHFSSDRAEKPFIKVNCSAIPEALIESELFGHERGAFTGADSRRKGRFELADGGTIFLDEIGDLPMSTQVKLLRVIQERTFERLGGTETLKTDVRFVCATNRNLEELMNTGEFREDLFYRINVFPLFIPALRERKNDIPLLVDHFIQKYNKQNNASIHRITQRAMDRLMMYSWPGNVRELENTIERACIMAHDNVIHSYSLPTTLQIEENIGEHKKDGLEETISSIEKQVIQKALTENKGSIRRTSEQLKISERKLGLRLSKYNIKASDYKNKKNTPI from the coding sequence ATGGAAAGAGATACCACTATCTGTAACCACTCAGGCCAACCTTGTAATATTAACGATGAGATGAACCTACTTTTCGATATAAGTCAAACACTTATACGAAGTCAAGATGTTTCATCAACACTCTCTCCTATTCTAAAAATGGTGTGTACTCACCTCAATAGTGATAGTTCATTTCTTGCTATTCTGAATAGACAAAGATCACAAATTGTCGTTGGAGAATCTTATGGATTAAGCCCTGCTCAAGAATCCAAAGGAAAGTTTAAAGTAGGTGAAGGGGTTATTGGTCGTGTTGTAGAACTTGCTCGCCCCGTGGTTATTGAAAATCTTGGAGATTCAAAATTCTTCTCCAATAAGATGAATCAATTGACAAACAGAGGGGCAAACGACACTTTTATATGTGTACCGATATTTCAGGAAGAGCAAGTGGTAGGAACCTTGAGTACTACCATGAGTTTTAGCCCTAAAAACAATTATGAAAGCGAAAAGAGACTTCTTTCCATTATTGGTACGATGTTGGTTCAAGCGGTGAAAACCAAAAGAACCCAAATGGAAGAGATCGAAAAGTTAAGAGCCGAGAACCTTGGTCTAAAACAGACATCGAGTAAAGCAAAAAACTTCTCTAGTATCATTGGTAATAGCTCTAAAATGAAGGATGTCTTCAACCAAGTTTCTTTGGTTGCAAAAACACAATCTACTGTATTAATTAGGGGAGAAAGTGGTATTGGTAAAGAGATGATTGCAGACTCCATCCACTTCTCTAGTGACAGAGCCGAGAAGCCTTTTATTAAAGTAAACTGCTCTGCCATTCCTGAAGCTTTGATCGAATCAGAACTATTTGGACACGAAAGAGGTGCATTTACCGGTGCAGACAGTAGACGAAAAGGTCGTTTTGAACTAGCCGATGGAGGAACAATATTTTTAGATGAAATTGGAGACCTTCCGATGTCGACGCAGGTCAAATTACTACGAGTAATTCAAGAGAGAACATTTGAAAGACTCGGAGGTACAGAAACACTTAAAACAGATGTTCGTTTTGTTTGTGCAACAAACCGCAACTTAGAGGAGTTGATGAATACGGGGGAATTTAGAGAAGATCTTTTCTACCGTATTAATGTATTTCCTCTTTTTATTCCTGCATTAAGAGAGAGAAAAAATGATATCCCATTACTTGTAGATCACTTTATTCAGAAATACAACAAACAAAATAATGCTTCTATCCATAGGATTACACAAAGAGCAATGGATAGACTCATGATGTATTCTTGGCCTGGTAACGTTAGAGAGTTGGAGAATACGATTGAAAGGGCTTGTATCATGGCTCATGATAATGTAATTCATAGCTACTCACTTCCCACAACTCTTCAGATTGAGGAGAATATTGGGGAACACAAAAAAGATGGTTTAGAGGAGACAATCTCTTCTATCGAAAAACAGGTAATACAAAAAGCACTGACTGAAAATAAAGGAAGTATCAGAAGAACTTCTGAACAATTAAAAATTTCAGAAAGGAAGCTCGGTTTACGACTATCAAAATATAATATTAAAGCTTCGGATTACAAAAACAAAAAGAATACCCCGATTTAG